The Chitinophaga pinensis DSM 2588 region ACAATATCGCTGATCGTATAACCCTCGACTTTAAAGAGTCAGGTCACCTGATCTACTTAATAGGTCGCAGCCGTAATGATATCAGCAGTTCTGAATACCTGCATAAGCTGATTGGTATTGAGTTCAGCCCTGCGCCACACTTCCACCTGGAAGAAGAGCACCGCCTGCACCAGGCTATCGCGAAACTCAATAAAGCCGGTATTATCCAGTCCTGCCACGACATCAGTGAAGGAGGTCTGTTTATCTCCTTGCTGGAAAGTGCCATGACTTCAGGCTTAGGCTTCGATATCCACAGCAATCCTAACTTCCGTAACGATGCATTCCTCTTTGGTGAAAGCCAAAGCCGTGCTATTGTTACTATCAGACCGGAAGACAAAGAGAAGTTCGATGCTGTTATGCATACTGTGATAGACGCTACTGAACATTCAGTGAAAGCAGAGAAGCTGGGTGTTGTTAAAGGAGAGCATATTATAATAGACAATGAAGACTGGGGAACGGTGGAAAGCTGGAAACAGCCTTATGATATAGCAATTGAGTCTCATTTATAGTAAAAAGCTTATACTTTAAATATTGAGAGGTACAACGTATATACCACATGGGTGTTATGTTGTGCCTCTTAACATTTGTGGACTGTCCATCATACACTTATAGCATATACGCTGTTATGGAATGCCCGACGGATAAGGTTTTTACACCTCTTCAAGTATTATTGTAATGTTAAATCCTTTTAACAAGTCATTAACAAAATCCCATGTTCGTGTGAATTTATATCACGCTGCTTAGAGTACTTTTGATAAAGAGAAATGCGAATACATCGGGTCTAATAAAAAAGACCAATCCAATATATTTTATCCCTGGAATCATGAGAGTGATTCCTGTCCTATGAGAGCCAATGCCAATTTTATCCCTGGAATTGAAAGAGTTCCAGCCTATGAAATCAGAAGAATTATTTTTATCCTGCGGAATCTAACACATTCCGGCCTATGAAATCCAGTTATTTATCCTACGGAATCTAGCACATTCCGGTCCTATGAAATCGAGTTATTTTATCCTACGGAATCTAGCACATTCCGGTCCTATGAAATCGAGTTATTTTATCCTACGGAATCTAACACATTCCGATCCTATGAAAGCCAATTAGAATCAATCCCCGGAATTAAAAGAATTCCGGCCTATGAAAGCCAATTATTCAGAACAATTAACATTCCTGGAGACGAAAGGATCCAGACCTATGAAAGCCAGTTTATTTATCCCAGGAGCCTAAGGGCTTCTAATTCTATGAAGACCAATTGTTCTACCATGTCCTGATGAAAGCTAAGTGAAACTTACACCTAGTGAGAAAGAACGATTTGTTGTGAAGCCCCTCGTATTCAACGAGGGGTTTACTTTTTTCAGCTGTTTCCATATAACGCAAATGTTATGCCATTAGTATAAAGGCAATAAAGAATTAAGCTCCAAGGGCAAAGAATTAACATTGGAGCCTATACGGATTTGTATATATATCCCTCGCGTTTCAAACCATAAACGTATATGGAGCATAGGTGTAAACCCCTATCAGTCGTCTGTACGTGATTCTTTATTAAAAATCAATGAGTTAAGAAGATATAAGATGTCTTGCGTATATACAAGCAGGTGATCTGCATTATAAAAGCAGCGGAATTAAGGCATAAGCAGTTGTCAGTCTACAGTCAATAAGACAGTGATTCATTGTCAATGAATTAGCTTGTTTGCGTATATACCAGCAGGTTTGCAGGGCCATTATAAGATATGTTATCAACAATTCCCGTCCTTTCATACTATATATATGCTTCATACACGACGCATATACGACGCATCTCCCCAAAAAAACAGGAACTACAGGGAACAAAATGTCCAGGAAAATGGATTTTCTGCCTCACTGAAATAAGTAGTCCTTACATATTACAGTCTAAAGTGCTCCTCCTGCAACGCAACCACAAAGCCGCTTTAGCCACTTCTAAGCCGGATATTTCCCTTTTCCCGGTTCAGCCGATGCCATAAAAACATAAATAAGGACAGCACCATAATTTTTTGACCCGGATTGGCAGATTGTATGTCAGCCACCTATTCATCAATTCTGCCTGATATTATTAATAACAAAAAAGCCCGGACCATACGATCCGGGCTTTTTTCTTTATTACGAACTGATTATACCATTGGTATTTCAGCTACTTCGTATACTTTCTTGTCAAGTTTCTCTTTCGTCTCGGTGAACGCTTTCAGCGTCAGTTCGATATCCTCGTCGCTGTGTGCAGCGGTTGGGATCAGACGATAGATGATCTGTCCTTTTGGAATAACCGGATATACTACGATGGAACAGAAGATGTTGTAGTTCTCACGCAGATCCAGACACATTGCGGTGGCTTCCGGAATATCACCCTGCAGGTAAATCGGCGTTACAGGAGAGTTAGTTCTGCCGATATTGAAACCACGATCACGCAGTCCCTGTTGCAGTTTATTCACATTGCTCCAGAGTTTCGCTTTCATCTCAGGATGTTTACGCATCAGTTCTACGCGTTTCAGATGTCCGATTACCAGTGGTAAAGGAATTGATTTTGCGAAGATCTGGGAACGCATGTTATAGCGCAGGAAGTTAATGATTGCTTTGTCGCCGCTCATGAAAGCGCCGATAGAAGCACCGGATTTTGCGAAAGTGTTGAACAGCAGATCGATCTGGTCCTGTACCCCCTGTTCTTCACCTGTACCGGCACCGGTTTTACCCATTGTACCAAATCCATGCGCATCATCTACCATCAGACGGAACTGATATCTTTCTTTTAAACCAACGATTTCTTTCAGTTTACCCTGATCACCCGCCATACCAAACACACCTTCAGTAACAACCAGGATACCGCCCGGGGTACCTTTGATCAGTTGCTCTGCACGTTGCAGCTGTTTTTCACAGTCTGCGATATCATTGTGTTTGAATACATAGCGCTTGCCTGGGTGCAGGCGAAGACCGTCGAGGATACTCGCGTGACACTCTGCATCATACACGATCACGTCGTGACGGTTACAGATAGCATCGATAGCACTCATAATACCCTGATAACCATAGTTCAGCAAGGTAGTGTCTTCTTTGCCCATGTAGTCGGATAATTCTTTTTCCAGCTTTTCGTGATAATTGGTGTTACCACTCATCATACGGGCCCCCATTGGAGTGGCAAGTCCGTAATCGGCTGCTGCTTTGGCATCAGTAGCACGTACCTCGGGATGGTTGGCAAGCCCCAGGTAGTTATTCAGGCTCCATATAACTTTCTCTTTCCCCCTGAAATTCATGCGGGGACCAATTTCACCTTCCAGCTTAGGGAACGCGAAGTAGCCATGAGCTCTGTCAGAGTGTTCGCCTATAGGGCCCATGTGCTTTAGCAGTTTCTCAAAAATATCCATATGTTAAATAATAATTAAGAGTGATCATTCGAAAACCCGCACAAAGGTATTAAAATATTAGTTTTTGTAAACTTGGGTTACCTTTGAAAATGTGAATAATAAATAATGTATTTAAGAATCATGAATTGTAAATTCTTGTCGTGTGTATTGACTGCGACAACCCTGCTCGTTACACAATCTCTGAATGCTCAGAAAGCTACCTCTCCCAAACCCGGTTTTGCAACTGCATGGAGCAAACCGGCCGCTCCCAAGAATGTGACCCGTCCCAAGCTGGTGGTGGGTATCGTGGTGGATCAGATGCGCTGGGACTATTTATATCGATATTCCAACCGCTATACAGATGGTGGGTTCAAGCGGTTACTGAAGGATGGATTCTCCTGCGAAAATACGCTAATTAACTATACGCCGACCATTACGGCCTGTGGTCATACCTGCGTATATACCGGTTCTGTTCCTGCCGTGCACGGTATTGTGGGCAATGACTGGTATAACAGGGAGCTCAACAGAGACATATATTGTGCGGAAGATTCTACTGTGAATACAGTTGGAAGTACTTCTGCAGCCGGTAAAATGAGTCCCCGCAACATGCAGGTGACCACCATCGGAGACGAACTGCGTCTCGCTACCAACTTCCAGAGTAAAGTAGTAGGTGTGGCGATTAAAGATCGCGGCGCTATCCTGCCTGCCGGTCACAGCGCTACTGCTGCTTACTGGTATGATGGCAGCACCGGTAACTGGATCACCAGCTCTTATTATATGAATCAGTTACCAGACTGGGCAACTGACTTCAACAGCATGAAATGGCCAGCTCGTTACCTGAGTCAGCCATGGACGCCAATGTATCCGATCGATACCTATACTTTAAGCACTGCTGATAATAAACCTTACGAAGGTCCTTTCAAACCTGGTATCGCGCCGGCATTCCCGCACGACCTGGGTGGTACTACCGGTAATCCTTTCAAATCTATTTCCTCTACGCCATTTGGTAACACCATGACGCTTGAGTTTGCGAAGAAAGCACTGGAAGCATACCAGCTGGGTAAAGGTAGCGTAACAGACATGCTGGCGATCAGTCTGTCTTCCACTGACTATGTCGGTCACCAGTTTGGGCCTAATTCCATCGAAATTGAAGATACTTACCTGCGTCTGGACAAAGACCTGGCTGAATTCTTCAAATATCTGGACGCCAAAGTAGGTAAAGGACAATACCTCTTCTTCATTACTGCGGATCATGGTGTGGCACACGTACCAGGCTTCATGCAGGAAAATAAACTGCCTGGTGGTAGCTGGAGTGAAGGAAAAGCTGTGAATGATCTGAATAAACTGGCAAAAGAACAATTCGGACTGGATAAAGCGATCCAGGGCGCCAGCAACTATCAGCTGTACCTGAATCATGACGCTATTGCTAAAGCAGGTAAATCCTCAATAGAAGTACGTGATTTCCTGATCAATGCTTTACTGAAAGATCCTGCTGTCGCTAATGCTTTCCCTTTACAGGAACTGATGACCACTACCTTGCCTGAACCAATGCGTACGATGATGGCAAATGGTTTTAACAGAAAACGTAGCGGCGATATCCAGTTTGCCCTGCAACCAGGATTCATCGATGGAGGTAAAACAGGTACTACCCACGGTTTATGGTATCCTTATGATGCACATATTCCGCTGGTATGGATGGGTTGGGGTATCACTCCCGGCAAAAGCAACCGTACAGTAGGTATGACGGATATTTCTCCTACCATTGCGGCAAAACTGCATATACAAATGCCTAACGGTAATGTAGGACGTGTAATAGAAGAAGTTGCGAGATAAGCGCAGCATTCCGGATAATAGCTCATTTCAGATCGCGGAATTTAACAAGTTCTTGTTATATTCATTCCGCGATCTGAAATCGCTAATCCGATAACAATGGTTTTCGAACATATCCTGTATAATGTAAGCGGACGTGTAGCAACGATCACGCTCAACCGTCCTGAA contains the following coding sequences:
- the pafA gene encoding alkaline phosphatase PafA, producing the protein MNCKFLSCVLTATTLLVTQSLNAQKATSPKPGFATAWSKPAAPKNVTRPKLVVGIVVDQMRWDYLYRYSNRYTDGGFKRLLKDGFSCENTLINYTPTITACGHTCVYTGSVPAVHGIVGNDWYNRELNRDIYCAEDSTVNTVGSTSAAGKMSPRNMQVTTIGDELRLATNFQSKVVGVAIKDRGAILPAGHSATAAYWYDGSTGNWITSSYYMNQLPDWATDFNSMKWPARYLSQPWTPMYPIDTYTLSTADNKPYEGPFKPGIAPAFPHDLGGTTGNPFKSISSTPFGNTMTLEFAKKALEAYQLGKGSVTDMLAISLSSTDYVGHQFGPNSIEIEDTYLRLDKDLAEFFKYLDAKVGKGQYLFFITADHGVAHVPGFMQENKLPGGSWSEGKAVNDLNKLAKEQFGLDKAIQGASNYQLYLNHDAIAKAGKSSIEVRDFLINALLKDPAVANAFPLQELMTTTLPEPMRTMMANGFNRKRSGDIQFALQPGFIDGGKTGTTHGLWYPYDAHIPLVWMGWGITPGKSNRTVGMTDISPTIAAKLHIQMPNGNVGRVIEEVAR
- a CDS encoding aminotransferase class I/II-fold pyridoxal phosphate-dependent enzyme — translated: MDIFEKLLKHMGPIGEHSDRAHGYFAFPKLEGEIGPRMNFRGKEKVIWSLNNYLGLANHPEVRATDAKAAADYGLATPMGARMMSGNTNYHEKLEKELSDYMGKEDTTLLNYGYQGIMSAIDAICNRHDVIVYDAECHASILDGLRLHPGKRYVFKHNDIADCEKQLQRAEQLIKGTPGGILVVTEGVFGMAGDQGKLKEIVGLKERYQFRLMVDDAHGFGTMGKTGAGTGEEQGVQDQIDLLFNTFAKSGASIGAFMSGDKAIINFLRYNMRSQIFAKSIPLPLVIGHLKRVELMRKHPEMKAKLWSNVNKLQQGLRDRGFNIGRTNSPVTPIYLQGDIPEATAMCLDLRENYNIFCSIVVYPVIPKGQIIYRLIPTAAHSDEDIELTLKAFTETKEKLDKKVYEVAEIPMV